TATTGGCAGGTGCTGTTTGACTGAACGACTCCTCATCACTGCCAGCTAATGTtctactgccacctgctgtactggaggggaatgtagcaaacacatcaaataggcGATTATGCCTCCCATCCATGTTACAACCAACCATTTTATACAGGACATTGGCGGGAAGAAACGAGAGAGTCGACAGACCTGACACAAGTACATTTGATATGAACTGTGTCGTGTTTCATGTCGTGAAGGAATCTGAATCAAATTAGGTACTGGGGACAGGTGAGCTACAATGATCACACGCTCGCAGGATGGAGGCTGAACGCCCACACCTTGTAATGTTGCAGTCGTGCAGGAAATGACTGGGAACCTCCAGTGGGCATGTATTACAGTGTCTGAAGAAGACCAGTTCAATGTGTTTGATTGGGAATAAAGAGAACTGCTACCAGAGATTGATTTGAGATACTGAACACAATGTTCCTATGATTCCACTCAGCAGTCAGTGCCGAATAGGAATTAGTTGTTTGCCTTCTCTCTGGATGGGCGGAGCAAATAATGGCATGATCGATGAAGAAAGCTATACTGAGAACTCGCCTGTGATTATTTTATTAAGATTAGAAGATTATCTCTTAacttatctcatcttatcttatgtttCTGGACAATGGTGCACATCATTGTGTTGTTAAAACAGTGGAGGTCTTGTATCTCCTGAAGCCAAGTGAAATGatcaaaaactaaaacaagaTTACAATATGAGGGAGTTATATCTGATTTCAGACTCTTCAATTAAGTACATTTGCCTTGTCTctgtcagcatcagcatcagacACAGTGTGCTTCCTGTGACCTTCACCATCAAGCAAAATTTTGAACATGATGTAAATATATGAGTAATGCTTTATTCACTCCATCTGGGTCAGTTTGGTTCAAttaattttttattaattattatattataattattacaGTACATTTAGTACATTTCAtcaatttaaatttaaatttaaaattcaaattcttattttttacacattacagGAGAGATCCCAGCAAGAAAAATGCTACCACAATCACTTCTTGAAGATAAACTTATGATCATGTTCTCACTTTCTGAATTGCAAAAAAATCCTCCTTGAGTCCACTCGGTCACTCTTTATTGTACACAACAGAAGGAAATAACAGCAAACGCCTGATTTATTCAGGTATTTTTAAATGACAGGTTGGGGGGAAAAGCCCTTTCGGATTTACAAATCAAATTCTCGGCTTAACTTTTCTAAGATGGAATATATTTGACAAACACCTATTTATTTCTTGGGACTGCAGCCCGTAGATAACAGGGTTGAGGCTGCCAGGAACAACTTTAAAGAGAATAGCTGAAATCTTCCTGTACTCTGCATACTGGGGGAAGCGATGGAGGGCAATCGGGACAAACCCACTGATTAACATAATCAGATACAAGCACAGGTGAGTGCTGCAGGTCTTCAAGGCTTTACGGTTCAAAGAGTTGCTCTTGCTTGTCAGACAGGCAGCTGTGATTTTAGAATATGTGAGGATTATACTGCCGATAGAGGATGAGAGCAGGACCACAGTGAAAGTGAGGCCATAGACATTATTGATGAACACACTCTCACAGGAGAGTTTAAACAGTGAGGGGTTATCACAGTAAGGATTCATGATCACAGACCTGCATCGGTTCAGCCGCACGGTCAGACCGAGCAGAATTCCAACCAGAACAAAGGCCGCTCCCCAGGCAGACGCTGTCAGCTTGATCACCATCTTGTCATTCATTATGGTTGAGTAGCGCAGAGGATTGCAGATGGCCACATATCTGTCAAAGGCCATAGTCATGAGCACCGTGTGTGCGTTGGTGCCATACATGTGCACAGTGAAAGCTTGAATCACGCACTCATAGTAGTGAATGAGGCGCTCAGAGGGAGGTACCAGGATGTCTGCGAGCACCCTTGGAACCAGTAGAGAGTTTCCTACAACATCGTTAATCGACAGACTACAGAAGAGGAGATACATCGGCTGGTAGAGGCTCCTGTCGCTCCATATCAAGAGCACAATGCCCACGTTGGCAATGAAGATGAACACGTAGACCAGGAGCAGGGATAAAAAGATGGGGTACTTGTTAGTCTTGGTGATCCTTAACCCCTCGAGTTGAAGAGTGAGACTATTGTTCGTATAGTTTTCCATCTGAGCTACAATATGTAGAGACAAgacgagagagaggaagggaattAATCATGAATGACATACACACTGCAGTAACACAGACACTGGTACAATAATGACTCCACAATGGAAAAATACACCattacatgtgaaaatgtactacagtaaaaataaatgagtcGTAGTACTAAAGTGTACttgaaagtaaaagtagtgGAACACAAAttcttaaaaaatgtaaaattattgATGCATCAACAGAAGTAATGCTGAAGAGAAAACTCAGCACACTATCATTTATGTTCCACAGCTGACCTGTGCTGCCCTCCACTCTGAACTACTAGAGACAGTTTCTCTATCATCGTGTCCTTCACAGCTGATATCAGTGGAGAAATCAGGTGAGATAAATGTTTAGTCACACAAGCAATAATAGAAACCTTCTGTGTGGTACGACAGGCTTCATGTCTTCAGGCCTTCTCCAAACAACCTACTTGTGTAAGTCTGTTTTATGAGCCTTCCTCTGGGTAAACCTTGATCATTACCAGTGAAAAGATTATGTAATGCTCATGGGCTTTGTTATAGCCATCTTACAGTCTAGACTCTAACTTCCTTCATGATGTCTTGCGTAGCTGTATTATTTACTCAGACATATCTGATAATTTTCCAATTTTTCATCTTACTGTTGGTACGATTAGGAGCCGCGAAAATGCTTAACACCAAAAAAGCGCCAAGAGCTAAGAGCAAGGACAGAAAtattacctgtttttttttttaagaatttcaTGAGGAAAATCTTTAAAGTGCACATAAATCCACATGTCAGTCACTCGACCTCTGCATTTAATGAATGTCTAAATATCAATGACTGGATCAAACTATACTGTTTACCCTCTGAAAATCaactgtcaaaaacaacaaactataTAGCATATCTACATTTATTAAAAACTATCCCCCTTTTGTTTGGAGTCTGTCCTTCCatgaaatacagaaacaaatttaaaacatttacatatgAATGAATCTCCTTTACAGCCCAACCCTTGAGTTCGCACAGTGTCCCTCTGTGTTTCACAGTATAGCAAAGTTTTTTAATGTGAGTCTGTGGTGACATTCCTGCACCGGCACCGTTTTACATCAGCCAGCAGTGATTGGTTTGGGGGGAGCAACCATAGTGACAGAGTAGGCTTCAGCAACTATAAGTATGGTAGAGTCTGCATCATCATTATAACcattgtttgttatttcttactctcactgccagaagaAAGGCTGTCGGTCTAAATTCTAATGCATGatataaaatagcaaaaatattcagacatctgattttgaaaatgtaagTTGTGGAAACAAGCACCACCGTTGAATGCAATGCAGACAGGACTCACATGACCAGAGTTTCCGCTGTAATTACCGTTTTTCAAAGTCCACcatatttaaatctctgtgGTCACTGTGTCCGGTGAAAATAATCACAGATTTATCCCCGCTCTACATGATGATTTGTGGTTTCTCTgatgtctgtcctctctctcgctcctctcctgtttTGGTGAattaaagagtttattttgaccaaaccagagtttgTCGGAAAAGTGAAAGGCAAACCAAGAAGGTTCTGTTGAACTTTATTAGCAGACGATAAAATGACTTTCTGTAAATAGAGCTTGCTGGCTTTGAAAGGAGCATGGTGGCAACTGTTTCTGCCTAGACAAGAGGTCTTTCTCTgcagggatcctttccatgatGTTCACAGACGCTGACGAATACTGGTTGAGATCCTGGTGCTTATACACTATGTGTGCAGGAGAGTCTTGATTGCTTCATTGAGCACAGCTGACCCGACCTGTCGACCACGTCCTGCAGTGATGGCACCCAACTACATGGAAATCTGCCAGCACTTATTGGACACAACATTTCTTTCATTGATAGAAAATTTAATGTAGGTCAAGtggaaatgagcaaaaacactgtttacGAAGacaatatttaatttgtttatttcatagATCATTTAAAGACATGTTGAAATAATTATATCTATACAATTAGTTCTCTGGGAAAGTTTGGTTACCAAAACGTTCTGGGACATGGACGGCTCCACACTGGGGCTAGAGGGTGCTATAGCCCCgtcaaaaatctgtttagcCCCAGTTAAGCCCCTccagaattttatttcatattataatacatgtatattaagtaaaaaaaacaatttcaataatttcattgtatattttaatatttattttaagttaaaaaaaaacattaaaaaattcACGAGTTCCAGTGTGTATGAGGGGAAAGGGGGGCATGTTTTGTCACCATGGATACACGTGCGTTCGGCTAGACTGGCTAGCTAGTCCGCTGCCTGCAATATGGATCATTTcgttataaagaaaaaaagagtggtagaagaagatgaagaaggaggagataAATCGAAAAATGGTTCTGAGGGAGGAACTGCTGAGCCAGAACATGAAGCAGCACCAGAGCAGTCCATCGCTGCAAGCTGCTCTACAGGCCCTACCTGCACTGCTTCTGACACAGGTACCGCTCCCTCTGATCTAAGCCAGTCACCTGTTGATGAACCAAGGCGGCCTCTTCTCCGGCGTTATCCGGCCACAAAAGTTGGACACCAGGATcgggtgtttgttgtttcttctcgCTGTGGCTATTAATTCTATTTTTGACCGTAGCCTATGTTGTGATCCAAATGAAGCTGTTCTCGTTGAGGCTGCATTTTGCAGCCttattaatttcactgttatttcaTCTCTTATGATGTTGTGATCAAAGACAACATTGCCAATGCATAGTTGTTCGTTTTCATTAAGTGCTatggaataaatacatttgtcgCATTTTGGGTATTGTCTGGTTATTGGCAGGCGCATGGTCGCTGTCCAGTGCTGAATCTGTCACTTTTGTACGTGAAACATTTTAGCCATTGCTTTATTGTGGTCGCTTGTATGAGGCttagttattttattgaatattctttggccaaattcaattaaaaaatactcGAGTATGCTTGTGCTGTGTATCATatagctgcttttattgaaaaaacgAGAACCTCTTTATAAAGTTACCAATCATGAAAATCGATTATTTTCTTAGCACCCTCACGTATTGGTCAAGACCCCCCTTAGCACCGGTAGAAAAAAATCCTGGCGCCGTCCATGTTCTGGGACCATTATTTTTTGGTTGGTGGAACATTTATTGAACGTTCCTGCACAACGTTCACTGGATAATAGAACTAATGTAAAACTAATGTAAAACCGCCGTCATCGTTTCATTCCCAGAACTTTCTGGGAAGGTTAGCTGAATGTTCAGGGGAGGTTGTGGAACGTCTCCCCTCGATGTCTTCTAGATGTTAAAACAGCAAGTTTCCCTCATGTAAAACTAACAATTATGTACTGAAAAAATATTCCAGCTAAGAAAAGGGGTCCAATAACAATCCTTACAGGTCTGTATGTGGTAACATCCCCACAGCGTTCTAATAATAACACAAACtaacatttttttcagaataatttcaACAATGTTCCCCTGAGATCCCCTGCTGGTAACCCTCCCACAGCGTTCTAAGAAtgttgtgcaaatgtttttagTCGAAGTGATTGTCgattagtttcacctgttcTTCATTagccttccctccctcctgtgtTTAAGTCCTTGTCAGTTATGTCTCTTTTCCCAGCATGTGTTTGTAGTGATTTTGGATTTTATCTGAGACTCTTAGCCTGTTATTAAATTTGGATTCTTCCCAGCAACCTGTTGGTTTTGAAATGTCAACAATCAACCTGAACAAGAAAAATATAGCtggaaaaggaaatgaatgagCTGCACATTGCAGCACATCACATTTCTATGGAAATATGTATCCATCTGCATTACAAATACAACCACAGTCCACCTGGACAGCTTTCATCAATTTCCTACAGTTTTGTTGCCAgctcttttgttgctcctgtccttgtttgaaacatgctggCAAATTTAGAATAAGCCAATATTAACAAAAttcaatgaagttgatgaggtaaagcATGAAATGTATTGTCTGTATACAGTTTTCAATTGAATGTGTCAAAAAGCATTAGAAAGTCAGCacaatgtattttatttatgttttacacagcgtcccaatcAGGGTTGTTGATGATTGTGAAGTGGTGGTTTGCATTTGTGTCAGGGGACTTCATGGTGCTTTACAGAGgtacctgcagcctctctcctcccttctgcTTCAAAGAGGCCATTATTGAGGTGGATCACTGGTTAATTCTGTACTCCTCTCACTAATGATGTAACGAGCAATGAGCTGCACGCCCACATGTGCGGGAGTTCGCTGCATGTGCCAAAATGGTATGTGTCGGCCCTGTGATAGACAGCCTGTCCAGTGTGTACCCTGCCTCACCTGAAGTGACCCAGAGTGGCCTCCAGCCCCCCGTAAGCATACAAAAGCCAGACAGCTTTAGACAGTTGGTGGGTGGATTGTGCCAAAGAATTTAAACAACTACCAGAACAAGTAAACTAAAACATGGTTGTTGGTTAACATGGTTGTTATTGTCTTTACATTACCACTGAATGAAATTATAAAATACATTATAATAATTACAATTTGGATATCAGATAACTTTCCTCCTAAAATAAAAAGTCTTTAAATCTTTCGAGGAGAGGTCACAAACAGAGAGTCACCACGCTGAGAGCAGGAGAAAACTGATCTGAGTAAACATTCCACACTATAATGTGCGTGATAAATATTGGAGAGGTCACATAGAAACAATCAGAAAAACCAAgaagaaaagatgtgaaaacTTAATGTAAAAGAGAAATTATGATTTCTCATctgaaatgtgcattaaaatacCACTTGTTAAGATTCACAAACCTCATGAAAAACAGCAtagtgtaaataaataatgtgaaataaaataaggCAGCTCAGTTGACATTTGATGATTCACTTTTACATTCTTTACAGCTCAGAATGATGGCATGACTGGTTTCGCTCTAGATAATTTTGACAAGGATCTCCAGATTTCTGCACACTGAACCCCATAAATAATGGGGTTGAGGCTGCCGGGGATGATATGAAACAGAACAGCGGAAAGTTTCCTGTAGTCTGAGTACTGAGGGAAGCGATGCagaataatgacaataaatccACTGATCAGCATGATCAGATACACAACCAAATGAGTGCTGCAGGTCTTCAAGGCTTTACTGTTCAAAGACTTGTTATTACTGGTCAGACAGACTACTGTAATCTTAGTGTAGGTGAGAACCATGCTGCCGATAGAAGCTGTGAACAAGACTACAGTGAAAGTGAGTCCATAGACGTTATTaataaacacactctcacaggaGAGTTTAAACAAGGAGGCATTGTCACAGTAAGGATTCATGATCATAGTCCTGCATCGGTTCAGCCGTACGGTCAGACCGAGCAGAATCCCGACCAAAACAAAGGCCACTCCCCAGGCAGATGCCGTCAGCTTGATCACCATCTTGTTGGTCATTATGGTAGCATAGCGCAGCGGATTGCAGATGGCCACATATCTGTCAAAGGTCATAATCATGAGCACAGTGTGAGAAGCGGCACCAAACATGTGTGTGGTGAAAGCTTGGACCACACATTCATAATAACTGATGAGGAGCTCGGAGGGAGGCAGCAACATGTCTGAAAGCAAACGAGGCACCATGATGGAGTTTCCAAGGATGTCATTGACTGACAGGTTGCAGAAAAGGAGATACATGGGCTGGTGAAGGCTCTTGTCAGTATAAATCAGAAAAGCAATGCCTGCATTCATGAACATTATAAAAATGTAGGCGAAAAAGAGAACGAGAAAGACAGGATAGACAGAATCCCTGGAGATATTCAGCCCCTCCAGCTGGAGTGTGAAGCTGTTGAATGTGTAGTTTTCCATCAACCTGAAGGAAGATCAGAGATCAGTGATGCCCAATGACAGCAGCAactttttgaaaaaacaaaaacaatatgaacTTCATGCTTTTATCAGATATTGTAGTTCAACAATAGAAtagcaacaaaaataaagactgaagTGAAAGATAAGATTCAAACTTGTCATTATAAACTGTGTTAGTGTTATGGAGTAATACCTGCTTTGAGTCCTCTGGTCCCCAGCAAAGACGAGCTTTTCCCGCTCACAGTTTTATAAAGTCACAGTATTATTGTCAGGGGACTCTTTCATTGTTTCACAGATGATTTGAAATGGAACATTATGAAATCATGATGGCCTGAATCATGATGGTTAATGCTTAGTGGTACAACTCTCAGAAAACTGCAGAACACAGCTCAAAGCCCTTAAATGGGCAAACAGGACCCTCATTTTTCCTAAACCTGAATCTAATATGTGCATCTTTTCCAAAATTATTAGACAGCATGCTAGAAACAGAATATTACTCCCTACTGCTGACTAGCTACTCAACACCCCCACCCATCCATAGTGTTTTGCAACATATTATGAGAACTTGCATCATTCTTCAATGACGAAATTACAGTGGCTGACAAGAGCAAATGTACTGCAACAGCcacaaacatttccatcagGAGACACATGCTGCAGCCTCAGAAATAATGCCAATTCAAGGACACACATAAAAACTCTAAACCataacaaaaatggaaatggaaaatggctgcagaaacaaatgcagcagaaaaacGCTGCACATCCGGTCCACACAACAGGAGTTCTGCAGCACATCATTCAATCCTTCATGAAATATCAGGTCTCTCCCTTGCAAGTCACTGTTAATCAATGATTTTATTATCCAGAATGACCTTGATTTTTTGTGTAGTGCATCTAGTGCAGCAGTCCTTATCGAATCAGCTCCTACCAAACTTCCATTATTCCATCAATGAAGCGTGAGTACTtaggagaggaggtgaggttGCCACTCTGAAATTCACCTGTATTATAGTTACTGAGCTCTGCAAGAACACCACTGAGCCTAACTCACCCACCTCATGAGCTGACTTTGAACCTACAGCAGTTTTAAAACAGGTGGTCAGTGTAATCTCCATCTCTTCAAACAGGCATTTCCCCAGATTCcttcaaaacagctgttgtaaaaTCTTTGCTAAAGAAACCCAACCTAGATAGTAATGCACTCAGTGGGTGAAGGCCAATCTCCAACCTTGCATTCATCAGTTAGATACTGGAAAAGATAGATTTAGTGCAAATTAACTCCTTTCTTGAAGAAAATGATATCCTGGAGGAATttcagtgaggctgcagagcataccacagcacagaaactgCTCTGGCTAAAATTATCCGTGACCGAAGACTACATTCTGGTGAAAATAAGTTCTCAATAAGAAAAAGTCATTTCAGTAGTCAAAATGGAAACAAAGCCTCCTTTGATTTTGTAGAGTGAAAATGATGATGGATGAactatttcctttccttttgctttttgacgtgttattttatttgtcatcGACTACAATTAGCTTCATAGCTATAGGCTATGAAGTTTCAATCACAAGCCATAACCCCGAGTTCTGCAgcatttttgtgtcatttcacaGAAACAGTATTTCTGAGTACATATAAAAATCATTGCAACTGAAGTTAAGTTTTGATGGTGTTAccttaaaacaaagaaatgtttagAATGGTTGGGTAAAATTAACTTCCACATAATTTTTTGGTAACTGGTGGTTATTTATTGCACATTTCTTGTGTTCCCAAAACTTATTCTACACAAACTGTGGTATGCAGCGCTGCTGGCAGAAATgttatgtatttgtatttgtaattaGACAAAATTTGAAACTATCTTTTTCATGATGGCAAGATCTTCTTGGACTTGAACAACTTCAAAAAGAACTTCTTTATCTCCGTGGACTGCAGTCCATAAATAATGGGGTTGAGGCTACCAGGGATGATgtgaaacaaaatgctgcagactTTTCTGTAGAATGAGTACTGAGGGAAGCGATGAAGAGCAATGATAGACATTCCATTGAACAACATGATCAGATACACAACCAAGTGAGTGCTGCAGGTCTTCAAGGCCTTACTGTTCAAAGACTTGTTCTTACTGGTCAGACATACCACTGTAATCTTAGTGTAGGTGAGAACCATGCTGCCTATAGAAGCTGTCAACAGGACCACAGTGAAAGTGAGGCCATAAACATTATTaataaacacactctcacaggaGAGTTTAAACAAGGAGGCATTGTCACAAAAGGGGTTTGTGATCAAAGTCCTGCATCGGTTCAGCCGCACGGTCAGACCGAGCAGAATCCCGACCAAAACAAAGGCCACTCCCCAGGCAGACGCTGTCAGCTTGATCACCATCTTGTTGGTCATTATGGTAGCATAGCGCAGGGGATTGCAGATGGCCACATATCTGTCAAACGCCATAATCATGAGCACAGTGTGGGAGGTGGTGCCGAACATGTGTGTGGTGAAAGCTTGGACCACACATTCATAATAACTGATGAGGCGCTCGGAGGGAGGCAGCAACATGTCCGAAAGCACATGAGGCACCATGATGGAGTTTCCAAGGATGTCACTCAGCGGCAGGTTGCAAAAAAGGAGATACATGGGCTGGTGAAGGCTCTTGTCTACGAAAACCAGAACAGCAATTCCCACATTAGCAAGCATTATAAAGAGataggagaaaaagaaaaagagaaagacggGATAGATAGAGTCCTTTGAGACATTTAACCCCTCCAGCTGGAGAGTGAAGCTGTTGTAGGTGTAGTTCTCCATCaacctgaaacaacaaaacagtgatgtcattcGCAGATTAAATCCACAGCTCTCTCCTATCAGAGAGAAAGCAATGATTTTACAAGTGAACTcaaatttccatcttttcttgGATTCTACAGAATTGCATTGCACACTATGTAGTTTCCCgtttttctcttctcatgtAAAAGTGTCAGGTTAATTATCGTAAACAATTATCGTTTCCTCAGATAAAGCGTGATGCAACATTCAGATGTCACTATGATCTCCATCGCTACTGTCGACAAACTGCAGTATACTGCTTTTAGGACCCTGATTCCAAGTAATTAAGATGCTgctcaaaatataaaaaatatatatcaaaaaggattagcaagttatcacattcacttttatgtatgttttacacaacatcccaCCCCAATCTGGGTTTCAGTTTTGAGATGAGAAGTGATGTTTGTCCTCTCCATTCACACTTACGTTTCATCTCAATTATGCAAGGTCTACAAGGTAAAGCTAAAAGGACTAGATGTTTTAATCCCTTGGTAAGTAGGTAACTCTTGAACATAGCAGTCGGTGTGAAGTGGTGAAAAGGAGGGTATGTATTTCATTGGGGTCATCAGGTGGGTACCCTGCTTCATCGACGTTTCGTTGATTGAAACCCAGGTCGTCTCCAGAGGGCTCAACGGTGTACCCAGCGTCCCAGGCACACCCCCCTCCATACCATACCCTCTATGATCCTCGATGGACTCTGCATGGCAGGGGTGTCCTTCTCCCTGGGCCAGGTGTATGCCTGGCCGCATACCATCTGTCGCTATCTTGGTGCCCAGTTGTTGTCGTTTCTCTTTATCCAGAGCCAGTTGCTGCCTCTTTCGGCAGTACTTGACACGGTCTTGATTGCCTGTTGAAGGGAGCGTCCCCTCACCCCCACTTTCCTCAGCAGACTGATGGTAGATGTTGCAACGAATCCCCTGCATCCCACTTCTACTGGGAAGATGGTGGTCTTCCAGCCGTTCTGGGATGCTTCTGCTGCCAGGTcagcatatttgtttttctttcgcTCATACGCCTCTTCAACCCCATCTTCCCATGGTACTGTCAGCTCCACGACATaaaccagctttgctgatgGAGACCACAGGACCATGTCTGGCCGGAGTGTTGTAGCCGCTATTTCTGGGGGAAACACGAGCTTTTTGCCAATGTCCACTTCCAATTTCCAATCTCGAGCAGACTGCAGGATGCTGGCATCCTTTGGTGTTGTTTGGTGTTCTTAAGATTGGCCTGGTGGTACAAACTATAGGAAGCGGACCTTTCCCGTTGCTGTTTGTGGAAGCTGATTTGTGGTGATTCGCTTCTGTTCCAGTGTAGATGCCAGTTCTCTGAGTACTTGGTTATGTCTCCAAGTATAGCGCCCTTGGGTAAGACTTGTAGTGCATCCTGACAGGATGTGCTTAAGGGTCAAAATACCAAACAAAACACCCATTCTaaccagaaaataaaagctcaaCTGGCCTACGGGAGCAACAGGCCTacaggtgtgctcaatcatTCAATCAGACCACATGGCTTCACAGTATAAAACCCCCGACAATCTAACAGTATTCCTCAAATAGTTTGAATACCAGTGTGGTAACGACGAAGaccttcatgtgttttgtgctcaggtgGTACCTCTTGCCATCTCTCGTCTgtgccctgcctgtctgctgtccGGTGAGACCTGGGTTGAAAACTTGCCTCTCAAACCCTCATTTGGatcctctctgtctgtactCCTTGTGGAGACCTTGGATCATCCTCCTCCAATTGTGGACCTTGTTTGGACCTGTTCTGCCTGCCAACCCCCGAAGACTCATATCTGGAGGTTTTTGGACTGTGCACCATTGAACTTTGCTTGCTGAACATTTTATAAACATGTTATTTGCGTagttttgtctcctgtctcctctgtcagaAACTGGCATTAGAGTTTTTTAAAACCTCTAAAATATAACAGATACAAGAAAGGACTTAGCAAGACCTGAAGCCCCCAAGCGGTACCTTTATTGtcttttctcaaaatgttaTGAATACCAATGACCGGCCACACAACAAAAATAAGTTGCACTTTCTAACACTACCCAAGTCATTATAACCACTGTTTTAGCTTAAATTGTTTCCAACTCAGTCACCGGCTGTTGtttcaataaaaagaaaaggctaAAGAAGGTTAGCGCACTCAGTGTCAGATAGGCACCGAAAGGTTGTGCAATTTGTATACCAAACCCAAAAAAGACACAGTACAAACATTTTGagatcttttatttttgtttttattttgtattttttgccaGAGTTCATCGTGATCAGAAGAAGCGACCTTTTCACACGATTTGTTCATTCCTGTGAAAGCACAAACG
Above is a genomic segment from Chelmon rostratus isolate fCheRos1 chromosome 14, fCheRos1.pri, whole genome shotgun sequence containing:
- the LOC121617645 gene encoding olfactory receptor 52D1-like; translation: MENYTNNSLTLQLEGLRITKTNKYPIFLSLLLVYVFIFIANVGIVLLIWSDRSLYQPMYLLFCSLSINDVVGNSLLVPRVLADILVPPSERLIHYYECVIQAFTVHMYGTNAHTVLMTMAFDRYVAICNPLRYSTIMNDKMVIKLTASAWGAAFVLVGILLGLTVRLNRCRSVIMNPYCDNPSLFKLSCESVFINNVYGLTFTVVLLSSSIGSIILTYSKITAACLTSKSNSLNRKALKTCSTHLCLYLIMLISGFVPIALHRFPQYAEYRKISAILFKVVPGSLNPVIYGLQSQEINRCLSNIFHLRKVKPRI
- the LOC121616811 gene encoding olfactory receptor 52N5-like, with amino-acid sequence MENYTFNSFTLQLEGLNISRDSVYPVFLVLFFAYIFIMFMNAGIAFLIYTDKSLHQPMYLLFCNLSVNDILGNSIMVPRLLSDMLLPPSELLISYYECVVQAFTTHMFGAASHTVLMIMTFDRYVAICNPLRYATIMTNKMVIKLTASAWGVAFVLVGILLGLTVRLNRCRTMIMNPYCDNASLFKLSCESVFINNVYGLTFTVVLFTASIGSMVLTYTKITVVCLTSNNKSLNSKALKTCSTHLVVYLIMLISGFIVIILHRFPQYSDYRKLSAVLFHIIPGSLNPIIYGVQCAEIWRSLSKLSRAKPVMPSF
- the LOC121616812 gene encoding olfactory receptor 4Q2-like — encoded protein: MENYTYNSFTLQLEGLNVSKDSIYPVFLFFFFSYLFIMLANVGIAVLVFVDKSLHQPMYLLFCNLPLSDILGNSIMVPHVLSDMLLPPSERLISYYECVVQAFTTHMFGTTSHTVLMIMAFDRYVAICNPLRYATIMTNKMVIKLTASAWGVAFVLVGILLGLTVRLNRCRTLITNPFCDNASLFKLSCESVFINNVYGLTFTVVLLTASIGSMVLTYTKITVVCLTSKNKSLNSKALKTCSTHLVVYLIMLFNGMSIIALHRFPQYSFYRKVCSILFHIIPGSLNPIIYGLQSTEIKKFFLKLFKSKKILPS